The Engystomops pustulosus chromosome 9, aEngPut4.maternal, whole genome shotgun sequence genome includes a window with the following:
- the LOC140077393 gene encoding torsin-1A-like: MKLLRAALWLLLPVISRAEPISITVGTVSVITGLISYYGLHNYFWGSSRVEGTVNVTALQLDFEKNIFGQHLAKQVIIKAVPRFLSNENPKKPLALSLHGWTGTGKNYISQILVNNIYSEYMRKKCVRTIVATLHFPHASHIQEYKDQLQTLVRSSVSDCERSIFIFDEIDKMHPGLIDAIKPFLDYYDHIDGVSYRKAIFIFLSNAGGEKITELSLKFWRAGRDREEIKLSDVEKDVYLSAFNKKDSGYWHSSLIDKNLIDVFVPFFPMEFRHVKMCVKAELERRGHDADEEITIAIAKDMTYYPSGEKVYSVKGCKTVSTKLDLFL, from the exons ATGAAGCTGCTGAGAGCGGCGCTGTGGCTGCTGCTCCCGGTCATATCCCGGGCGGAGCCGATCAGCATCACGGTCGGGACAGTGTCGGTCATCACCGGCCTCATCTCTTACTATGGACTCCACAACTACTTCTGGGGGAGCAGCCGGGTGGAGGGAACTGTCAATGTCACAG CTCTGCagttggactttgagaaaaacaTTTTCGGTCAGCATCTGGCCAAGCAGGTGATCATTAAGGCCGTGCCACGATTCCTGAGCAACGAAAATCCGAAGAAGCCCCTGGCACTTTCCTTACACGGCTGGACCGGAACCGGCAAGAACTACATCAGCCAGATCCTGGTCAACAACATTTACTCCGAGTACATGAGGAAGAAGTGTGTACGGACCATTGTGGCAACGCTTCACTTTCCACACGCCAGTCACATCCAGGAATACAAG GACCAGTTGCAGACGCTTGTCAGGAGCTCCGTGAGCGACTGTGAGCGCTCCATCTTCATATTTGATGAGATTGATAAGATGCACCCCGGCCTTATCGATGCCATCAAGCCTTTCCTCGATTACTATGACCACATTGACGGCGTATCATACCGCAAGGCCATCTTCATTTTTCTGAG TAATGCAGGAGGAGAGAAGATCACCGAATTATCCTTAAAATTCTGGAGGGCCGGAAGGGATAGAGAGGAAATCAAGTTATCGGATGTGGAAAAGGACGTGTACCTATCTGCCTTTAACAAGAAGGACA GTGGATACTGGCACAGCAGCTTAATAGATAAGAACCTCATTGATGTCTTTGTGCCATTCTTCCCCATGGAGTTTCGGCACGTGAAGATGTGTGTGAAGGCCGAGCTGGAACGTCGCGGCCATGACGCAGATGAAGAGATCACCATCGCCATTGCCAAAGACATGACCTATTACCCTTCCGGGGAGAAAGTGTACTCTGTAAAGGGCTGCAAAACTGTGTCCACCAAGCTGGATCTCTTTCTATGA